One window of the Takifugu rubripes chromosome 13, fTakRub1.2, whole genome shotgun sequence genome contains the following:
- the LOC101065554 gene encoding regulator of G-protein signaling 9-binding protein, which translates to MGKDECKTMLDALNKVTACYRHLVIALGSTSDSQNLREELKKTRKKAQELAVANRTKLTSLLKDKSISKDDRAEYERLWVLFSSSMELLEVDMKRSLEIGQDFPLKVPTRHLIQTGMTGSTTTVAARAMSVQNMKYEADSNIDTTDLRELRSEISQVSQMMEEMEMKVQVAPWAVEAKQEAGAELKSNMSVGNSSVGVISICEEEPKEEEAGGSRDAGLASICAVAGFFVIVAVAVVLGYLVINM; encoded by the coding sequence ATGGGGAAAGATGAGTGCAAAACAATGCTGGATGCTTTGAACAAAGTGACCGCCTGCTACAGGCATTTAGTCATCGCCCTCGGAAGCACTTCGGACTCCCAGAACCTGcgagaggagctgaagaagacccGCAAAAAGGCGCAGGAGTTGGCCGTGGCCAACAGGACTAAACTGACCTCTCTGCTCAAAGACAAGAGCATCAGCAAAGACGACCGCGCCGAGTACGAGCGGCTGTGGGTGCTGTTCTCCAGCAGTATGGAGCTCCTGGAGGTGGACATGAAAAGGTCCCTGGAGATAGGGCAGGATTTCCCCCTCAAGGTGCCGACCCGTCACCTTATCCAGACGGGAATGACCGGCAGCACCACCACGGTGGCCGCCCGTGCAATGAGCGTGCAGAACATGAAGTACGAGGCGGACAGCAACATCGACACCACCGACCTGCGGGAACTGCGCTCCGAAATCAGCCAGGTGAGccagatgatggaggagatggagatgaaggtaCAGGTGGCTCCATGGGCTGTGGAGGCAAAGCAGGAGGCAGGCGCGGAGCTCAAGTCCAACATGAGTGTGGGGAACTCCTCCGTGGGGGTGATCTCCATCTGCGAGGAAGAGCCCAAGGAGGAAGaagcagggggcagcagggaTGCTGGCCTGGCCTCCATCTGTGCGGTGGCTGGCTTCTTCGTTATCGTCGCCGTAGCGGTGGTTCTGGGATATTTAGTCATCAATATGTAA
- the zdhhc7 gene encoding palmitoyltransferase ZDHHC7 isoform X1 — protein sequence MLANVHHPQARLQEGAPVTRIRNRMQSSNHRLREMEQHHPLLSAGADVESGTLAAGVIVGNTHMGQAAGNRTLWFIHDSCGMVCATMTWLLVLYAEFVVNFVMLLPSKSFWYSLLNGAAFNSFAVLALASHVRTMLTDPGAVPKGNATKEYMEGLQLKPGEVIYKCPKCCSIKPERAHHCSICKRCIRKMDHHCPWVNNCVGEKNQRFFVLFTMYIALISGHALGLSGVHFFTCIKVQWNECSDFSPGVSVLLLIFLCLEAILFLTFTAVMFGTQIHSICNDETEIERLKNEKPTWERRMRWDGMKAVFGGPPSLLWCNPFTGLRLRRLMLLPHGRRGGSEFSV from the exons atGCTCGCCAACGTGCACCACCCCCAGGCccggctccaggagggggccccggtgacccgcatccgg AACAGGATGCAGTCTTCAAACCACCGACTGCgagagatggagcagcaccaCCCGCTGCTGTCTGCCGGGGCAGATGTGGAAAGTGGCACCCTGGCAGCTGGAGTCATTGTGGGGAACACCCATATGGGACAGGCGGCTGGGAACCGCACTCTGTGGTTCATCCATGACAGCTGCGGAATGGTGTGCGCCACTATGACCTGGCTCCTGGTGCTCTACGCTgaatttgtggtgaactttgttATGCTGCTGCCGAGCAAGAGCTTCTGGTACTCACTGCTAAACGGGGCAGCCTTCAACTCCTTCGCCGTACTTGCACTGGCGTCACACGTACGCACCATGTTGACTGACCCG GGTGCAGTTCCAAAGGGCAATGCCACCAAGGAATACATGGAGGGCCTACAGCTGAAGCCTGGTGAAGTCATCTACAAGTGTCCCAAGTGTTGCAGCATCAAACCTGAGAGGGCGCATCACTGCAG TATTTGTAAAAGATGTATCAGGAAGATGGATCATCACTGTCCCTGGGTCAATAACTGTGTGGGAGAGAAAAACCAGAGGTTCTTTGTACTTTTCACT ATGTATATAGCCTTGATTTCTGGTCATGCCCTGGGCCTCAGCGGTGTACACTTCTTCACCTGCATTAAAGTGCAGTGGAATG AGTGCAGTGACTTCTCTCCGGGGGTGTCTGTGTTGCTGCTGATCTTCCTCTGTCTTGAAgccatcctcttcctcacattTACAGCTGTCATGTTTGGGACACAGATCCACTCCATCTGCAATGATGAGACG GAGATAGAACGCCTTAAAAATGAGAAACCCACATGGGAGCGTCGAATGAGATGGGACGGAATGAAAGCTGTATTTGGGGGTCCGCCCTCTCTTCTGTGGTGCAATCCATTTACAGGGCTGCGTCTGAGGCGCCTGATGCTGCTTCCGCATGGTCGCCGTGGAGGGTCAGAGTTTTCTGTCTGA
- the zdhhc7 gene encoding palmitoyltransferase ZDHHC7 isoform X2, with amino-acid sequence MQSSNHRLREMEQHHPLLSAGADVESGTLAAGVIVGNTHMGQAAGNRTLWFIHDSCGMVCATMTWLLVLYAEFVVNFVMLLPSKSFWYSLLNGAAFNSFAVLALASHVRTMLTDPGAVPKGNATKEYMEGLQLKPGEVIYKCPKCCSIKPERAHHCSICKRCIRKMDHHCPWVNNCVGEKNQRFFVLFTMYIALISGHALGLSGVHFFTCIKVQWNECSDFSPGVSVLLLIFLCLEAILFLTFTAVMFGTQIHSICNDETEIERLKNEKPTWERRMRWDGMKAVFGGPPSLLWCNPFTGLRLRRLMLLPHGRRGGSEFSV; translated from the exons ATGCAGTCTTCAAACCACCGACTGCgagagatggagcagcaccaCCCGCTGCTGTCTGCCGGGGCAGATGTGGAAAGTGGCACCCTGGCAGCTGGAGTCATTGTGGGGAACACCCATATGGGACAGGCGGCTGGGAACCGCACTCTGTGGTTCATCCATGACAGCTGCGGAATGGTGTGCGCCACTATGACCTGGCTCCTGGTGCTCTACGCTgaatttgtggtgaactttgttATGCTGCTGCCGAGCAAGAGCTTCTGGTACTCACTGCTAAACGGGGCAGCCTTCAACTCCTTCGCCGTACTTGCACTGGCGTCACACGTACGCACCATGTTGACTGACCCG GGTGCAGTTCCAAAGGGCAATGCCACCAAGGAATACATGGAGGGCCTACAGCTGAAGCCTGGTGAAGTCATCTACAAGTGTCCCAAGTGTTGCAGCATCAAACCTGAGAGGGCGCATCACTGCAG TATTTGTAAAAGATGTATCAGGAAGATGGATCATCACTGTCCCTGGGTCAATAACTGTGTGGGAGAGAAAAACCAGAGGTTCTTTGTACTTTTCACT ATGTATATAGCCTTGATTTCTGGTCATGCCCTGGGCCTCAGCGGTGTACACTTCTTCACCTGCATTAAAGTGCAGTGGAATG AGTGCAGTGACTTCTCTCCGGGGGTGTCTGTGTTGCTGCTGATCTTCCTCTGTCTTGAAgccatcctcttcctcacattTACAGCTGTCATGTTTGGGACACAGATCCACTCCATCTGCAATGATGAGACG GAGATAGAACGCCTTAAAAATGAGAAACCCACATGGGAGCGTCGAATGAGATGGGACGGAATGAAAGCTGTATTTGGGGGTCCGCCCTCTCTTCTGTGGTGCAATCCATTTACAGGGCTGCGTCTGAGGCGCCTGATGCTGCTTCCGCATGGTCGCCGTGGAGGGTCAGAGTTTTCTGTCTGA
- the terfa gene encoding telomeric repeat binding factor a isoform X2 yields MNMAAKEVIISRQSDIERVVNRWLLDYYFSLGLQFFQRDQREDFLDIVHVFEGILKRPYEVTSHTRIQIRLVQLLDQVNDGRSSAASFEQNNCLETVLSLLEALNKDFIIQQEDYNSVHASLRDLIVVILVKDGMFKKAEEMIKKHFPRPMVGNKAIFMGLIKMKSKSHPVIDQIDFQHFMQEIVVFCQKICPLRLPFLCKAAAVCIDKRLANSGDNAGDLDEVCEPGPSSNPQQNTSALFAPCDLSIVTISRLEAVYRSLVTGLHDKTFTQVKMEATKEDLSLGLQKCTNQDADQDVPYQGASSSPMEASPADEPTQIDADPQIQTGSSSKTASVQKGRRRRLYTVAQLVVEPDSQGSSQCTPAFEEVEPVVGAEELPPAAVAPSGAEPQSPEIEHKFDAPTRIRYGSRSNTSDDDVDCIIDSSLNSSPSASPALLHPHTSSTPHTNSQQKDSSKTKWKHLFNNATESKETWEEDSFNIGKDGSWSTNENSPMSGQRRRMWTEAETQKLIEGVRKFGAGNWSKIRAYYSFNDRTNVNLKDRWRTLKKTNMV; encoded by the exons ATGAACATGGCGGCAAAAGAAGTTATCATCAGCCGCCAAAGCGACATCGAACGTGTGGTTAACCGTTGGTTGTTGGATTATTATTTCTCTCTGGGGCTACAATTCTTCCAGAGGGATCAGAGGGAGGATTTCTTGGACATTGTACATGTGTTTGAAG GTATTTTGAAGCGTCCCTACGAGGTCACCTCTCACACTCGGATACAAATTCGGCTTGTGCAGCTTCTGGACCAGGTCAATGACGGCAGAAGTTCCG CTGCCTCGTTTGAGCAGAACAATTGTCTGGAGACAGTGCTGAGTTTACTGGAAGCTCTCAACAAAGATTTTATCATTCAGCAGGAGGACTACAACAGTGTACATGCATCACTAAGGGACTTG ATTGTGGTGATTTTGGTTAAGGATGGTATGTTTaagaaagcagaggagatgatAAAAAAACACTTCCCCAGACCAATGGTTGGCAAT aaAGCTATCTTCATGGGCCTCATCAAAATGAAAAGTAAATCCCATCCAGTCATTGATCAGATTGATTTCCAGCACTTCATGCAGGAGATCGTGGTCTTTTGTCAGAAGATCTGCCCATTGAGACTTCCTTTTCTCTGCAAG gctgcagcGGTGTGTATTGATAAGAGACTGGCAAATTCGGGTGACAATGCAGGTGACCTTGATGAAGTGTGTGAACCTGGTCCATCTTCTAATCCACAACAGAATACCAGTGCACTCTTTGCTCCATG TGATCTGTCCATTGTCACCATATCCAGACTAGAAGCAGTTTACAGGAGTTTGGTGACAGGTTTACATGACAAAACATTCACTCAAGTGAAAATGGAGGCGACAAAAGAGGATTTATCTCTCGGTCTCCAAAAGTGCACCAATCAGGATGCAGATCAGGATGTGCCATACCAGGGAGCCTCGAGCAGCCCCATGGAGGCTTCACCAGCAGATGAACCAACACAAATTGATGCTGATCCTCAGATACAGACAGGGTCAAGCTCCAAAACAGCCTCAGTGCAGAAGGGAAGAAGAAGGCGGCTTTATACTGTGGCACAACTCGTTGTGGAGCCGGACAGCCAAGGGAGCTCACAGTGCACCCCTGCCTTTGAGGAAGTGGAACCTGTAGTTGGAGCAGAAGAGCTTCCCCCTGCTGCCGTTGCACCCAGTGGGGCAGAGCCACAGAGCCCAGAAATAGAACACAAGTTTGATGCACCAACACGGATCAGATATGGCTCCAGGAG CAACACCAGTGATGACGATGTCGACTGTATTATCGACTCTTCGCTGAACAGCTCACCCAGTGCATCCCCCGCTCTCCTGCACCCTCATACAAGCTCCACGCCTCACACAAACTCCCAACAGAAGGATTCTTCAAAGACAAAATG GAAACACCTCTTCAACAATGCAACTGAGAGCAAGGAAACCTGGGAGGAAGATTCATTTAATATCGGAAAGGACGGCAGCT GGTCAACCAATGAGAACTCTCCAATGTCgggccagaggaggagg ATGTGGACAGAGGCTGAGACACAGAAGCTAATAGAAGGTGTTAGAAAATTTGGAGCAGGCAACTGGAGTAAAATCAGAGCATATTACTCCTTCAATGACCGAACCAACGTCAACCTCAAGGACAGATGGAGAACTCTGAAAAAAACTAACATGGTCTAA
- the terfa gene encoding telomeric repeat binding factor a isoform X1: MNMAAKEVIISRQSDIERVVNRWLLDYYFSLGLQFFQRDQREDFLDIVHVFEGILKRPYEVTSHTRIQIRLVQLLDQVNDGRSSAASFEQNNCLETVLSLLEALNKDFIIQQEDYNSVHASLRDLIVVILVKDGMFKKAEEMIKKHFPRPMVGNKAIFMGLIKMKSKSHPVIDQIDFQHFMQEIVVFCQKICPLRLPFLCKAAAVCIDKRLANSGDNAGDLDEVCEPGPSSNPQQNTSALFAPCDLSIVTISRLEAVYRSLVTGLHDKTFTQVKMEATKEDLSLGLQKCTNQDADQDVPYQGASSSPMEASPADEPTQIDADPQIQTGSSSKTASVQKGRRRRLYTVAQLVVEPDSQGSSQCTPAFEEVEPVVGAEELPPAAVAPSGAEPQSPEIEHKFDAPTRIRYGSRRISSESESSSDNKDEDFASFPSTPVKRHKQAAINSDPILKTPPQSWTLGSCNTSDDDVDCIIDSSLNSSPSASPALLHPHTSSTPHTNSQQKDSSKTKWKHLFNNATESKETWEEDSFNIGKDGSWSTNENSPMSGQRRRMWTEAETQKLIEGVRKFGAGNWSKIRAYYSFNDRTNVNLKDRWRTLKKTNMV; encoded by the exons ATGAACATGGCGGCAAAAGAAGTTATCATCAGCCGCCAAAGCGACATCGAACGTGTGGTTAACCGTTGGTTGTTGGATTATTATTTCTCTCTGGGGCTACAATTCTTCCAGAGGGATCAGAGGGAGGATTTCTTGGACATTGTACATGTGTTTGAAG GTATTTTGAAGCGTCCCTACGAGGTCACCTCTCACACTCGGATACAAATTCGGCTTGTGCAGCTTCTGGACCAGGTCAATGACGGCAGAAGTTCCG CTGCCTCGTTTGAGCAGAACAATTGTCTGGAGACAGTGCTGAGTTTACTGGAAGCTCTCAACAAAGATTTTATCATTCAGCAGGAGGACTACAACAGTGTACATGCATCACTAAGGGACTTG ATTGTGGTGATTTTGGTTAAGGATGGTATGTTTaagaaagcagaggagatgatAAAAAAACACTTCCCCAGACCAATGGTTGGCAAT aaAGCTATCTTCATGGGCCTCATCAAAATGAAAAGTAAATCCCATCCAGTCATTGATCAGATTGATTTCCAGCACTTCATGCAGGAGATCGTGGTCTTTTGTCAGAAGATCTGCCCATTGAGACTTCCTTTTCTCTGCAAG gctgcagcGGTGTGTATTGATAAGAGACTGGCAAATTCGGGTGACAATGCAGGTGACCTTGATGAAGTGTGTGAACCTGGTCCATCTTCTAATCCACAACAGAATACCAGTGCACTCTTTGCTCCATG TGATCTGTCCATTGTCACCATATCCAGACTAGAAGCAGTTTACAGGAGTTTGGTGACAGGTTTACATGACAAAACATTCACTCAAGTGAAAATGGAGGCGACAAAAGAGGATTTATCTCTCGGTCTCCAAAAGTGCACCAATCAGGATGCAGATCAGGATGTGCCATACCAGGGAGCCTCGAGCAGCCCCATGGAGGCTTCACCAGCAGATGAACCAACACAAATTGATGCTGATCCTCAGATACAGACAGGGTCAAGCTCCAAAACAGCCTCAGTGCAGAAGGGAAGAAGAAGGCGGCTTTATACTGTGGCACAACTCGTTGTGGAGCCGGACAGCCAAGGGAGCTCACAGTGCACCCCTGCCTTTGAGGAAGTGGAACCTGTAGTTGGAGCAGAAGAGCTTCCCCCTGCTGCCGTTGCACCCAGTGGGGCAGAGCCACAGAGCCCAGAAATAGAACACAAGTTTGATGCACCAACACGGATCAGATATGGCTCCAGGAG AATTAGCAGTGAGTCAGAATCGTCCTCAGACAACAAAGACGAGGATTTTGCATCCTTCCCCAGCACGCCAGTGAAAAGACATAAACAAGCAGCCATCAATTCT GATCCCATACTGAAAACACCCCCTCAATCTTGGACTTTAGGAAGTTG CAACACCAGTGATGACGATGTCGACTGTATTATCGACTCTTCGCTGAACAGCTCACCCAGTGCATCCCCCGCTCTCCTGCACCCTCATACAAGCTCCACGCCTCACACAAACTCCCAACAGAAGGATTCTTCAAAGACAAAATG GAAACACCTCTTCAACAATGCAACTGAGAGCAAGGAAACCTGGGAGGAAGATTCATTTAATATCGGAAAGGACGGCAGCT GGTCAACCAATGAGAACTCTCCAATGTCgggccagaggaggagg ATGTGGACAGAGGCTGAGACACAGAAGCTAATAGAAGGTGTTAGAAAATTTGGAGCAGGCAACTGGAGTAAAATCAGAGCATATTACTCCTTCAATGACCGAACCAACGTCAACCTCAAGGACAGATGGAGAACTCTGAAAAAAACTAACATGGTCTAA
- the nip7 gene encoding 60S ribosome subunit biogenesis protein NIP7 homolog, which yields MRPLTEEETKTMFEKLSKYIGENIKLLVDRPDGTYCFRLHNDRVYYMSEKILKLATNIARQKLVSVGTCFGKFTKTSKFRLHITALDFLAPYAKFKVWVKPGAEQSFVYGNHVLKSGLGRITENTMQYQGVVVYSMADVPLGFGVAAKSTQECRRVDPMSIVVFHQADVGEFIRNEDSLT from the exons ATGAGGCCCctgacagaagaagagacaaaaacTATGTTTGAGAAGCTGTCAAAATA CATCGGTGAAAACATTAAACTTCTCGTGGATCGACCTGACGGTACATACTGTTTTAGGCTCCATAACGACCGTGTGTACTACATGAG TGAGAAAATTTTGAAGTTGGCCACAAACATCGCCAGGCAGAAGTTGGTCTCAGTTGGGACATGTTTTGGAAAGTTCACAAAGACCAGTAAATTTCGCCTGCACATCACAGCTCTGGACTTTCTAGCGCCATATGCAAAG TTTAAGGTGTGGGTGAAACCTGGAGCAGAGCAGTCTTTTGTCTATGGGAACCACGTGCTAAAATCGGGGCTGGGGAGAATCACGGAGAACACCATGCAGTACCAAGGAGTTGTGGTCTACTCCATGGCAGATGTGCCCCTT GGTTTCGGTGTGGCAGCCAAGTCGACTCAGGAGTGTCGACGAGTGGATCCCATGTCCATAGTCGTGTTCCACCAGGCCGATGTGGGGGAATTTATTCGAAATGAAGATTCATTAACATAA
- the cdc42se2 gene encoding CDC42 small effector protein 2 — MTEFWVCFSCCIAEQPQPKRRRRIDRSMIGEPTNFVHTTHVGSGDMGLGLASVDLVQAQMKSKGGYAHGGSEASQL, encoded by the exons ATGACTGAGTTCTGGGTTTGTTTCAGCTGCTGCATTGCTGAGCAACCACAGCCG AAACGACGGCGACGGATCGACCGCTCCATGATCGGGGAGCCAACCAACTTTGTTCACACCACACACGTAGGCTCGGGGGACATGGGCCTGGGCCTTGCTTCA GTGGACCTCGTTCAGGCCCAGATGAAATCGAAGGGGGGCTACGCACATGGAGGGTCAGAAGCATCCCAGTTGTAA
- the irf1a gene encoding interferon regulatory factor 1a — protein MQHGGRLRLRPWLEEQIQSGRYPGVSWLDQSAQIFQIPWKHAARHGWSIDQDATLFRSWAMHTGRYHPGKDKPDPKTWKANFRCALNSLPDVCELHEHSRKRGNNAFRVYRMMPSMQPRRRRRGLRLFSRPEGRPPRLCDAAEGEFSAWQPCSTRTISEPTQKDDTPSEDSLDNCQLHSTWEAKPEELEQDEAVFNIMDHVSNTGLWNQSGEQRGWKTHTLWDQWHCAAEDNPYCLHTDHNSDLFGPNYLRELSDWSTHQQTLIP, from the exons ATGCAGCACGGTGGTCGTCTGAGGCTGCGGCCatggctggaggagcagattcAGTCTGGGAGATACCCTGGAGTCAGCTGGCTGGACCAG TCAGCACAAATCTTCCAAATCCCATGGAAACATGCAGCTCGTCATGGTTGGAGTATCGACCAAGATGCAACACTTTTCAGAAGTTGGGCCATGCACACTG GACGCTACCATCCAGGAAAAGACAAACCAGACCCAAAGACGTGGAAGGCAAATTTCCGTTGTGCCTTGAACTCTCTGCCTGATGTGTGTGAGCTCCACGAGCACAGCAGGAAGAGGGGCAACAATGCCTTCCGGGTGTACAGGATGATGCCCAGCATGCAGCCGCGGAGACGCAGGAGAG GGTTGCGGCTGTTCAGCAGACCTGAAGGAAGACCGCCACGTCTatgtgatgctgctgaaggtgaATTCTCTGCTTGGCAACCCTGTTCCACCAGAACCATCTCAGAGCCAACACAGAAGGATGACACACCCTCAGAAGACTCCCTAGACAACTGTCAACTACACA GTACGTGGGAGGCCAAaccagaagagctggagcaggacgAGGCCGTCTTCAAC ATAATGGACCATGTCAGCAACACTGGCCTGTGGAACCAGagtggagagcagagaggatggaaaacacacacgctgtgGGACCAGTGGCACT gtgctgctgaggaCAATCCTTACTGTCTGCACACAGACCACAACAGTGACCTGTTTGGTCCAAACTACCTCAGGGAACTGTCTGACTGGTCCACCCATCAGCAAACACTGATACCATAG